One Blastopirellula marina genomic region harbors:
- the ssb gene encoding single-stranded DNA-binding protein, translated as MASFNRVILVGNLTRDIEVRYVSNGGMAVTELGLAVNDRRKNQSGEWVDETTFVDVTLWGRTAEIASEYLSKGSSVLIEGRLKLDTWETDGQKRSKLRVVGEKMQMLGGREGGSGGGGNRGGSRPPQRQSQPQGGGGYNQGGSSDYDSYDDGSFGGRGSQGAADDDIPF; from the coding sequence ATGGCAAGTTTCAACCGAGTTATTCTGGTCGGGAACCTGACACGCGACATTGAAGTTCGCTACGTTTCCAACGGGGGAATGGCCGTTACCGAGCTAGGCTTGGCGGTCAACGATCGACGAAAGAATCAGAGTGGCGAATGGGTCGATGAAACGACCTTTGTGGATGTGACCCTGTGGGGACGCACCGCGGAAATCGCCAGCGAGTATTTGAGCAAGGGTTCGTCCGTGTTGATTGAAGGACGGCTCAAGCTCGACACGTGGGAAACAGACGGTCAGAAGCGGTCCAAGCTTCGTGTTGTCGGCGAGAAGATGCAAATGCTCGGCGGACGCGAAGGTGGAAGTGGCGGCGGTGGAAACCGCGGTGGATCGCGACCTCCTCAGCGTCAATCGCAGCCACAAGGTGGTGGCGGTTACAACCAGGGTGGTTCCAGTGACTACGATTCCTACGACGACGGCAGCTTTGGCGGACGTGGTTCGCAAGGGGCAGCCGACGACGACATCCCGTTTTAG
- the rpsF gene encoding 30S ribosomal protein S6, translating to MAAYVYEGMFILDSNRYGKDPSGVSGKINALVEKMGGEILVSRMWAEQRLAYPIDGHRRGTYWLTYFRLESTKMEELNYACNISDDILRFLFIKQDPRLVDMLIAHAEGHEFAGDDDSDDTGSDDDEEVSSEDEEEAVEAAD from the coding sequence TTGGCGGCTTACGTTTATGAGGGGATGTTCATTCTGGACTCCAATCGTTATGGAAAGGATCCCAGTGGGGTCTCCGGAAAAATCAACGCCCTGGTCGAAAAAATGGGTGGCGAAATCCTGGTCAGCCGCATGTGGGCGGAACAACGCCTGGCGTACCCGATCGACGGGCACCGCCGTGGTACTTACTGGCTGACCTACTTCCGCTTGGAAAGCACCAAGATGGAAGAGTTGAACTACGCATGTAACATTAGCGATGACATTCTGCGTTTCCTCTTCATCAAGCAGGATCCGCGCCTGGTCGATATGCTGATCGCACACGCTGAAGGACACGAGTTCGCCGGCGATGACGATTCGGATGACACCGGTTCGGACGACGACGAAGAAGTATCGTCGGAAGATGAAGAAGAAGCAGTCGAAGCTGCCGACTAG
- the pth gene encoding aminoacyl-tRNA hydrolase yields the protein MKLVVGLGNPGKKYDGTRHNVGFDVLETLSRRYTAAQPKSKFNGQLTEVGVRGEKLMLLWPHTFMNKSGNSVRPALDFYKLTLEDVLIVCDDFNLPLAKLRLKGKGSAGGQNGLADVIQKLGSDEVPRLRVGIGPPREGADIAGYVLSNFAKAEKPEMDVCIERAASVVEDWAVHGLVHTMNQYNG from the coding sequence ATGAAACTCGTTGTCGGGCTCGGAAATCCAGGTAAGAAGTACGACGGCACGCGGCACAATGTGGGCTTTGACGTGCTGGAGACGTTGTCGCGAAGATATACGGCAGCCCAGCCCAAGTCGAAGTTCAACGGTCAGTTGACCGAGGTGGGGGTGCGAGGCGAGAAGCTTATGTTGCTTTGGCCGCATACCTTCATGAACAAAAGTGGAAACAGTGTACGACCGGCGCTCGATTTTTATAAATTGACGCTGGAAGACGTTTTGATCGTCTGCGATGATTTCAATCTTCCTCTGGCCAAGTTACGGCTTAAAGGGAAGGGATCGGCAGGCGGGCAGAACGGGTTGGCTGATGTGATTCAGAAGCTTGGCTCGGATGAGGTTCCTCGACTGCGTGTCGGTATCGGACCTCCTCGGGAAGGAGCGGACATCGCTGGCTATGTCTTGAGCAACTTTGCCAAGGCCGAAAAGCCGGAGATGGACGTGTGCATCGAGCGAGCAGCTTCAGTCGTAGAAGACTGGGCCGTTCACGGACTGGTGCACACGATGAATCAGTACAACGGGTAA
- a CDS encoding co-chaperone GroES, which translates to MAKSTRSKVIEYVEPIGARVLVRKDEPKRTTKGGIALPDQAEIPTITGRIVAISTQIENDEDFPLRQYDKILFHPKEAIPVDFETDNQLFVVPVEDVVAVFRRETGGKAPKED; encoded by the coding sequence ATGGCCAAATCGACCCGCAGTAAAGTCATCGAGTACGTCGAACCAATCGGTGCCCGAGTTCTTGTTCGCAAGGACGAACCCAAACGGACCACCAAAGGAGGCATTGCTCTCCCGGATCAAGCCGAGATCCCGACGATCACCGGGCGAATCGTGGCCATTTCCACGCAAATCGAAAACGACGAAGACTTCCCCCTTCGCCAATACGACAAAATTCTCTTCCACCCGAAGGAAGCGATCCCTGTCGATTTCGAGACCGACAACCAGCTGTTTGTCGTCCCGGTCGAGGACGTCGTGGCCGTGTTTCGCCGTGAAACCGGTGGCAAAGCCCCTAAAGAAGACTAG
- a CDS encoding ribose-phosphate diphosphokinase — protein sequence MKIFSGRANPKLAEDVCNFLHLKLGRVTLGEFPDGEIQCKIEEDVRGRDVFLVQPTCPPVNNNLMELLVMIDSCRRASAERITAVIPYYGYARQDRKDEGRVPITAKLVADLITSAGADRVLTMDLHAAQIQGFFNVPVDHLNASPVLNHYFLGLGIPTEDLCVVSPDAGSIKRAVNHNRRLDGKLAIVDKRRTSASETTSKNIIGGPVQGKTAIIFDDMISTAGSICGAAKEVHKAGAKEIYIAATHGVLCGPAVAYLQAAPIKELILTDTIPQKSQDLLTNMRVLSVAPLLGEAIKRIHNDESISALFRESIA from the coding sequence ATCAAAATCTTCAGCGGTCGCGCCAATCCCAAGCTTGCGGAAGATGTCTGCAACTTCCTGCACTTGAAACTGGGACGCGTTACCCTGGGCGAGTTTCCAGACGGCGAAATCCAATGCAAGATCGAGGAGGATGTCCGCGGTCGGGATGTGTTTCTCGTGCAGCCGACCTGTCCCCCGGTGAACAATAATCTCATGGAATTGCTGGTCATGATCGACAGTTGTCGGCGTGCCAGTGCCGAGAGAATCACAGCGGTTATTCCTTACTACGGCTACGCACGCCAGGACCGCAAAGACGAAGGACGCGTCCCGATTACAGCCAAGCTGGTCGCCGATCTGATCACCAGTGCCGGTGCCGATCGTGTGCTGACGATGGACCTGCATGCCGCTCAGATCCAGGGCTTTTTCAACGTTCCGGTCGATCACTTGAATGCTTCGCCGGTGCTGAATCATTACTTCCTGGGCTTAGGTATTCCGACTGAAGATTTATGCGTTGTCAGCCCTGATGCCGGCAGCATTAAACGCGCCGTAAACCACAATCGTCGTTTGGATGGGAAGTTGGCAATCGTCGACAAGCGGCGAACCAGCGCCAGCGAGACCACCTCGAAGAACATTATTGGTGGGCCCGTACAAGGCAAGACGGCGATCATCTTCGACGACATGATCAGTACCGCCGGCTCGATCTGCGGCGCGGCCAAAGAGGTTCACAAGGCCGGTGCGAAAGAGATTTACATTGCCGCCACGCACGGTGTTCTGTGTGGGCCAGCCGTCGCTTACTTGCAGGCCGCGCCTATCAAAGAACTGATTCTGACCGACACCATTCCACAGAAATCGCAGGACCTGCTCACCAATATGCGTGTGCTATCAGTTGCCCCCCTTCTAGGTGAGGCGATCAAGCGGATTCATAACGACGAGTCGATTAGTGCGCTGTTCCGCGAGAGCATTGCCTAG
- a CDS encoding sugar phosphate nucleotidyltransferase has protein sequence MGKRIAVVLAAGKGTRMQSEMPKVLFPVLGRPMIEYVLNALREVGVEKIICVVGYRAEDVQQALASHDDVVFVEQKEQLGTGHAVQMCLDELKSTDGSVVVLAGDSPLVQASSLGELFEAFEADGHACLLGTLKRDDPTGLGRIVRDDSGIFEGIVEEKDATPQQRSITEVNMSTYVFQAPRLVEALARLTSNNAQGEYYLTDCPKILKGLGDKVDALPVLKACEAYSINSREQLAEVERVMAEIGYNKS, from the coding sequence ATGGGAAAGCGGATTGCAGTTGTTCTGGCTGCTGGTAAAGGGACCAGAATGCAGTCGGAGATGCCCAAGGTGCTGTTTCCAGTTTTAGGGCGTCCGATGATCGAGTATGTCCTGAACGCGCTGCGCGAAGTCGGGGTCGAGAAGATCATTTGCGTCGTCGGATATCGAGCCGAAGACGTTCAGCAGGCTCTTGCGTCGCACGACGATGTTGTTTTCGTCGAGCAAAAGGAACAGTTGGGGACTGGGCACGCCGTACAGATGTGTCTGGATGAGTTGAAATCTACCGACGGCAGTGTCGTTGTGTTGGCGGGAGACTCGCCGCTGGTCCAGGCTTCCTCCCTTGGAGAGTTGTTCGAGGCCTTCGAGGCCGATGGCCATGCTTGTCTGTTGGGGACGCTCAAGCGAGACGATCCCACCGGCCTGGGTCGCATTGTTCGTGATGATTCCGGCATTTTTGAGGGGATCGTCGAAGAAAAAGACGCTACGCCCCAGCAGCGTAGTATCACTGAAGTCAACATGAGCACCTACGTGTTCCAGGCTCCGCGACTGGTCGAGGCGCTTGCTCGGCTTACGAGTAATAACGCCCAGGGAGAATACTATCTCACCGATTGCCCCAAGATTCTCAAGGGGCTGGGAGACAAAGTGGACGCACTACCCGTCCTGAAGGCATGCGAGGCGTACAGCATCAACTCTCGCGAGCAATTAGCGGAGGTGGAGCGTGTGATGGCGGAAATTGGTTACAATAAGTCCTGA
- a CDS encoding protein kinase domain-containing protein, with amino-acid sequence MADLTAEEFAQRVIDFNLLEHRQVEQVWSELGTREVSLGEFQNLMLRKELLTNYQVERVVKGLRTGYFYGDYKVLYMIGTGTFARVFRTVHKDTGKVVAAKVLRRRFSEDPKRASQFMTEGELGKGLRHPNICPIYEVHSETSMHQHGTSYFLIIEFIEGQNLRDLLRIRGKFSPKEATQLMIDITSGLAYAAERGLTHRDLKTSNVLISSRGRAKLVDFGLAAFAEQVSEDGQASNPRTVDYAGLEIATNAPRDDPRSDIYFAGAIYYHMLTGVLPLYETRDRQKRLAASRYLNIEPIAKVAPDLPRSVASVCLKAMETNPDRRYQTNGQMLMDLKMAAKRLELGDDSTAGEIRGKLEAQNEARIAKQFEGYNKTIMIVESNMDMQNILRDRLKKYGYRVLVISDPQRALSRFAEDTSPADIIVFSAIDMGQAALEGFNQFAEDIHTKDKPAILIVKERQTAIREAAQMGENRAIMTMPVKVRELRKLIHELLKDPLDPEEADAETEAAQ; translated from the coding sequence ATGGCTGATCTTACCGCTGAAGAATTTGCGCAGCGCGTTATCGACTTTAACCTTCTCGAACACCGCCAGGTCGAACAGGTCTGGAGTGAATTAGGAACCCGGGAAGTATCGCTCGGCGAATTCCAAAATCTGATGCTCCGCAAAGAGCTGTTGACCAATTACCAGGTCGAACGCGTCGTCAAAGGTCTGCGAACAGGCTATTTCTACGGTGACTACAAGGTTCTGTACATGATCGGTACCGGGACCTTCGCCCGCGTTTTCCGCACGGTCCACAAAGACACCGGCAAAGTGGTCGCCGCCAAGGTGTTGCGGCGGCGCTTCAGCGAAGACCCCAAGCGTGCCTCGCAGTTCATGACCGAAGGCGAACTCGGTAAGGGTCTGCGACACCCGAACATTTGCCCGATCTACGAGGTGCACTCGGAAACGTCGATGCACCAGCACGGTACCAGCTACTTCCTGATTATTGAGTTCATCGAGGGCCAAAACCTGCGCGACCTGCTGCGAATTCGGGGAAAATTCAGCCCGAAAGAAGCCACGCAGCTGATGATCGATATCACCTCGGGGCTGGCCTACGCTGCCGAACGTGGCCTGACCCACCGCGACTTGAAGACCTCGAACGTGCTTATCTCGTCGCGTGGCCGTGCCAAGCTGGTCGACTTTGGTTTGGCCGCATTTGCCGAACAAGTCAGCGAAGATGGCCAGGCATCGAACCCGCGAACGGTCGACTATGCCGGTCTCGAAATCGCGACCAATGCTCCTCGGGACGACCCTCGCAGCGACATCTACTTCGCCGGAGCGATTTACTACCACATGCTTACCGGCGTGCTTCCTCTGTACGAAACGCGCGATCGGCAGAAGCGTCTGGCCGCCAGCCGTTACCTGAACATCGAGCCCATCGCCAAGGTCGCTCCCGACCTGCCGCGTTCGGTGGCTTCGGTTTGTTTGAAGGCGATGGAAACGAATCCAGATCGACGCTATCAAACGAACGGCCAAATGCTCATGGACCTGAAAATGGCCGCCAAACGGCTGGAACTCGGCGACGATTCCACCGCTGGTGAGATCCGTGGAAAGCTTGAAGCTCAGAACGAGGCCCGGATTGCCAAGCAGTTTGAAGGCTACAACAAGACGATCATGATCGTCGAATCGAACATGGACATGCAGAATATCCTGCGTGATCGCCTAAAGAAGTACGGCTACCGCGTCCTGGTCATCAGCGATCCCCAGCGAGCGCTGAGCCGTTTCGCCGAAGATACCTCACCGGCCGATATCATCGTGTTCAGCGCGATCGATATGGGCCAGGCTGCCTTGGAAGGCTTCAACCAGTTTGCCGAAGACATCCACACCAAGGATAAACCGGCGATTTTGATCGTTAAGGAACGCCAGACAGCGATCCGTGAAGCCGCCCAAATGGGCGAAAACCGGGCTATCATGACGATGCCGGTCAAAGTTCGCGAACTTCGAAAGTTGATTCACGAACTGCTGAAAGACCCGCTCGATCCTGAAGAAGCGGATGCCGAGACCGAAGCAGCCCAGTAA